The proteins below come from a single Tachypleus tridentatus isolate NWPU-2018 chromosome 13, ASM421037v1, whole genome shotgun sequence genomic window:
- the LOC143236224 gene encoding SCAN domain-containing protein 3-like: protein MKAPTESQTSALNDSYIVFLELARAKKPFIDDSLVKKCAVEMAKAFGNAKIAEKFESVQLSNQTIQRRVTDMGEQSENSLIRLVEKSTYFSLCIDESTDQADVSQLIIFVRIIHEDFSTKEELLNTCVLRGTTKGKNTFEAVKTFFKHVMAAPSSTHSSGLTSKILGFRVHNSDFQIYI from the exons ATGAAAGCTCCAACTGAAAGCCAGACATCTGCTTTGAATGATTCGTACATTGTTTTTCTTGAACTTGCAAGAGCAAAGAAACCTTTTATTGATGACAGTTTAGTAAAGAAATGTGCTGTTGAAATGGCAAAGGCGTTTGGGAATGCCAAAATTGCTGAGAAATTTGAATCAGTGCAGCTTTCCAACCAAACCATACAAAGAAGGGTCACTGATATGGGAGAGCAATCAGAAAACTCACTTATTAGATTGGTTGAAAAAAGTACTTATTTCTCACTTTGTATTGACGAAAGTACTGATCAAGCAGATGTAAGTCAGCTGATAATATTTGTACGCATTATTCATGAAGATTTTTCAACGAAAGAGGAATTATTGAATACATGTGTTCTTCGTGGGACCACAAAAGGAAAGAATACCTTCGAGGCAGTGAAAACtttcttcaaacatgtg ATGGCTGCTCCTTCGAGCACACATTCTTCTGGCTTAACTAGCAAGATTCTTGGTTTTCGTGTTCACAACTctgattttcaaatttatatatga